ATAATGTGCCGGTGCTGATTGAGACCCGCTGCCTGGAGAAGGAGTTCAAAACTCCGGTTCGTGATATCAAGGTGCTGCGAGGAATAAATCTGTCGATTCGCCAGGGCGAACGGGTGGCCATTGTTGGTACGTCCGGGGCTGGTAAGACGACCCTGATGCATATCCTGGGGGGGCTTGATCACCCCAGCGAAGGGGATGTGCTGTTCGAAGGCAGCGACATCTATGCTCTGCGCGGCGCAGCTCTGGATGGGTTTCGTAATAAGACGGTCGGTTTCGTTTTTCAGTTTCATCAGCTGTTGCCTGAATTCAGTGCCTTGGAAAATGTCATGATGCCGCTGCTGATTGGGGGTGTCAGGCGTTCTGTTGCCTTGAAACAGGCAGCAGAGGTGCTGAGTGAGGTCGGTCTGGAAGAGCGCCTGACCCATAAGCCCGGGGCTCTCTCCGGTGGAGAACAGCAGCGGGTGGCCATTGCCAGAGCATTGGTACGGCAGCCACGGTTGCTGCTCGCGGATGAGCCGACCGGCAACCTGGACAGTTTGACCTCTGATGAAATTCTGGCGCTGCTGAATCAGATCCATCGCTCGCGCGGGCTCACCATGATAATTGTAACTCATAATCAAGATTTGGCGACCAGCCTTGACCGGGTGTTACAGATTGAGGACGGAATCCTGGCCGGGGATATTTTAAATTGAAGTTAATAGGCTGATTTCCTATAATGCACAGTTCCGTTTATTGTTCCGTCGGCATTTCAACGCCAGTCATGGCAAACAGTCGGTTTGGGGGGCGGACCCGGTTTGTTGGGGCTCAGGCGGCGCTGGTCTGTCGCAAGGATATCGTCTCTCCAATTGAAGCAGACTGGTGGGCGATGAAGAAGCATTTTAACTTGATTGAATTTGCCAGCGTATTGAGGGCTGCCGATGCTTAAACGCTTTATATTGACATGTTTGTTCCTGATAATTGCAGTTGCGGCGATGGCCCAGTCCTTCAAGGTGTCCGAAATCCGGGTGGAAGGGAATAACCGGATTGCCACCGCAACCATTTTGGCGGTGTTGTCAATGGAAGCGGGTGACGAGGTCAGCCTGGAACAGGTTGATGAGGCGGTTCATAAAATTTTTGCGCTGGGCAGTTTTGCCGATATCTCTGCGGATTTGACCGAAGTGCAGGGTGCAAAGATTATCACTTTTGTGGTCAAGGAGCTGCCTCTGGTGAGGCGTTTTGAGCTCTCCGGCAACGACGAATTGTCCAAAGACACTCTCCGCCCTCTGATCAAGTTGAAAACCCCTTCCATATACAACCGGGATAAGGTCGATGAAAGCGTTGCCGAACTGAAAAAAAAGTATATTGAAGAGGGGTACCATGCGGTCAAAATTGAGCCTCAACTGCAAACCGATATCAACAATGAAGCAACTTTGATTTTTGATATCAAAGAAGGCGAAAAAGTCCTGATTAAAAATATCACCTTTATCGGTAATACGGTTTTTGACAAGGACCAACTCCTGAAGCATATCGAAACCCAGGAAAAGTGGTGGTTGTCCTGGTTAACCGGTCGTGGGGCCTATCAGGAAGACACCATGGATATGGATATTGAGCGGATCAAAGCTGCCTACCACGATGTCGGTTATCAGGACGTGAAGGTCAAACCCGCCCAGGTGAAGCTGGTTGATGACGACCATCTTGATATCCTCATCGAAATTGATGAGGGTCCGCTGTATCATGTTGGGAAAGTTCAGGTGAGCGGAGATATGATGCGCAGCCAGGACGAGCTGCTGGACCTGGTCAAACTGAAGCAGGGGGATGTTTTCAGCCGGGAGAAACTGCGTCAGAGTATTCTGGCCCTCACCGACCTGTATGCTGATAACGGCTATGCTTACGCCAATGTTGCGCCGCTGACCAACAAGGACACCGAGAAAAAAATAATCGATCTGAATCTGGAGATTGATCAGGGCACCCAGGTTTACATTGAAAAAATAAGAATTCGCGGGAATGATAAAACCCGGGACAAGGTTATTCGGCGGGAAATTCCCATTGTTGAAGGGGATCTGTACAACGCCAAACAAATTAAGGCGGCCAATCGTAACATCAGGAACCTCGGTTTCTTCGAGGAGGTCAATATTACCGACAAACCGGGTTCGGAAGCGGACAAGACCATTCTTGACGTTGACGTCACCGAACAGGCGACCGGAACGTTTTCTATCGGGGTGGGTTTTTCGTCTGTTGACAAGCTCATCATGCAAGGTTCGATAACCCAGGACAATCTTTTTGGGTATGGCGTGAAGCTCAGCCTGAGCGGATCACGGAGCAATTCTTCGTTCACTTATTCTCTTGGGGTAACCGATCCGCATTTTCTGGATACCGATTGGACTCTGGGGTTCGAAGTCTATAAGTCGGAGCGGGAGTATGATAGTTATGATGATCACCGGACTGGCGCGGCTATCAAAGCGGGACACCCGGTTTCTGAGAACTCCAAACTCTTTCTGACTTATCGCTACGAAATACAGGAAATTCTCAACGTCGATGATGATGTCACCAGTCCGATTATTCTTGATGCTGAGGGCAAAGAGACTTTATCTTCTATTACTGCGGAGTGGGTTCGCAACACCACTGATTACTATCAGGATCCGAGCCGTGGGGGGATCACCAAGCTCAGTGTGGAATTTGCAGGAATCGGTGGAACCCAGAATTTCATCAAACCGATTGCCGAACATCGTCACTTTTTTCCCATGTTCTGGAGTACTGTTTTCTCCGTACACGGAGCCGTCGGCTATATCGCATCGACTAATGGCGATGATGTACCGTTAGGGGAGAAATTCTTTCTTGGCGGGATTCGCACAATCCGAGGATTTAAGACGCGGGAAGTCGGTCCTGAGGATGGCGGGGAGTACATCGGCGGTGAAAAAATGGCCTATGCCAACTTTGAATACCTGTTCCCCATTGATAAAGACCTCGGATTGAAAGGGGTATTGTTTTACGACGTCGGCAATGCCTGGAGAGATAATGAAAGTTATTTTTCTGATTTACGCTCCAGTGTCGGTGCCGGAATTCGCTGGCTCAGCCCGCTGGGCCCATTGCGGTTTGAATGGGGTTACAACCTTGATCAGCGCGATGGCGAAAAACCTTCGGTTTTTGAATTCTCAATCGGAAAAGCTTTTTAAAAAGCGTAACTTCATAGGAGAGAAGAATGAAGAAATGTATTCTTGTTTTACTTGCTGTTTTGTGCCTGACCGGAACCGCGTTTGCCGATGCTAAAATTGGCTATGTCGATTTGCAGAAAGCTCTGAATCAATCCAAAGCAGGAGTGTCGGCAAAAAGTGAAATCAGTGGATTGGTCAAGAAATACGAAGACCAGTTCAAGCAGATGCAGGAGGATTTGAAAACGCAAAAGACCAACCTGGAAAAACAGGCTGGAATCCTCTCTGAAAGTGCACGCGCGGACAAGGAACGGGAATATCAGCAGAGCGTTAAGGAACTGCAGCGGTTTCAAAAAGACGTCAAAGACGAATTGCAGGCAAAGGATGCCGATCATACCAAGCGGATCATTAATGAGCTTTTCGATATTTTGAAAAAAATTGGCAAGGATGGTGGGTACACGGTTATTTTGGAGAAAAACGAGGGCGCTGTCATCTATGCCGATGAAAGTATTGATCTGACGGATCAACTCATCAAGCGCTATGACGCGGCTCAAAAATAAGCGAGATTTAACATGACTACGCTACAGCAGTTAGCGGATTTGGTTGGTGGCAAGGTTCAGGGTGATCCAGATCTGGAAATCAGGCGCGTCACCTCCATTGATGTTGCGGCAAAAGGGGATATTACTTTTGTTGCCAATCGCAAGTATTTTGCCAAGCTGAAAGATTGCCAGGCTTCTGCTGTCATTCTGCCGCCGGGAGTAGATGCTCCGGGGCGGGATCTGTTGATCTGTCCCAATCCGTATCTGGCATTTGCCAAAATCCTGACATTTCTGCAGGCTCCTCAGTTGCCGGTCAGGGGCGTTTTGCCAGGGACCTGGGTCGCCGAGACGGCTGACGTTGCTGATTCTGTGACCATCCACCCAGGTTGTGTGGTTGGAGAGAACGTGTGCATCGGGGCGGGGACAACTCTCTATCCAGGTGTGGTGGTGTATGATAACGCCGTCATCGGTGAGAACTGTGTTCTGCATGCCAATGCCGTGGTCCGCGAGGGATGTCAGCTCGGTAACCGGGTCATTCTTCAGCCTGCTGCAGTGATCGGTTCGGACGGGTTCGGGTTTGCCCCGGACGGCAGTAGCTACTATAAAATTCCCCAGGTCGGGATCGTTGTGCTGGAGAATGATGTCGAAATCGGCGCCTGCAGCTGCATTGATCGCGCTGCTCTCGGGGTGACCCGGGTTGGCCGTGGTACAAAACTGGATAACCTGGTCCAGATCGGTCATAATGTCGAACTTGGCGAAGACTGTATCATCGTTTCCCAAACCGGTATCGCCGGAAGTTCCAAGGTTGGTGATCACTGTACCTTTGGTGGTCAGTCAGCCGTTGCCGGACACCTTCAGATCGGCAATAACGTCATGATTGGAGCTCGCGGCGGGGCGACCAATAATGTCGCTTCGGATCAGCTTTTATCAGGTGTCCCATTGATGCCGCATAAGGAGTGGCTTAAAGCCACTATGACGCTGCCGAAACTGCCTGAAATGCGCAAGGAAATGGCGCACATGAAAAAGCGCCTGGAGAAACTTGAGGCGTTACTCAAGGAGGATTGATATGATCGTTTTGAATATTCAGAAAATAATGGAGATTCTGCCCCACCGTTACCCTTTCTTACTGGTTGACCGGATTGAAGAGCTGGAAGAAGGGAAAAAGGTGAACGGGTTCAAAAATGTTACCGTCAACGAACCTTTTTTTCAAGGGCATTTCCCAGGTCATCCGATTATGCCAGGAGTGTTGATCGTTGAAGCCATGGCACAGGTTGGCGGAGCCTATGTTTCAGTCATTGACGGTATTAAAGATGACAAGGTGACCTACTTTGTCGGTATCGACAAGGCACGTTTCCGTAAACCTGTGTTGCCGGGGGATGTGCTGCGCATGGAACTTGAACTGCTGTCCAAGCGGCGTGGCATTTACCAGTTTGCCGGTAAGGCTTATGTCGGTAGCACACTGGTTGCTGAAGCTGAATTAAAAGCGACCTTTGCGGATAAATAATTGATTGGAGAGAAGATGATTCATCCGACCGCAATTATAACACCTGGTGCAGATTTGGATTCCGGCGTAACTGTCGGTGCCTATGCCGTTATTGGTGAGCATGTCAAAATCGGCGCCGGGACCGTTGTCGGCCCGCATGCGGTTATTGAAGGGCGCACCGAAATCGGTCGAGATAACCAGATATTTCAGTTTGCCTCGGTCGGTGCAATCCCGCAGGATTTGAAATTTCACGGGGAAGAGACGACTCTGAAAATAGGAGATCGGAACCGGATCCGCGAGTTTGTCACCATTCATCTCGGGACCGAAGATGGTGGCGGAGAAACCATTGTCGGTAACGATAATTTGTTTATGGCTTACGCGCATGTCGCCCACGATTGCAAGGTGGGCAATCATGTCATTCTCGCCAATGCGGCTACGCTGGCAGGGCATGTCGAGATCCATGACTTTGCCATTATGGGGGGGCTGAGCGCTGTCCATCAATTTGCCCGCATCGGTTGTCACGTTATGGCCAGTGGCGGTTCCATGATAGCACAGGACATTGCTCCCTATTCCCTGGTACAGGGCGATCGGGCCAAAACGGTTGGGGTCAACCTGACCGGATTGAAGCGTCGTGGTTTCGATGAACAGGCGCTGAGCAATATAAAAAAGATGTATAAACTGGTATTTCGCTCCAATCTGAAACTTGAGGAAGCGGTGAGCAGAATCGAGACCGAATTTGACCCTTCTGCCGACGAAGTGAAAACCTATCTTGAATTTTTAAAAGGAAGCACGCGCGGATTGGCGCGGTAAATGGAAAAATTGTAAATATTCATACAAAAGCTGCGAGACCCAGCCCGGTCTCGCCTTTTGTGTTTTTAGAGCCTTGGCAAATGCGACCGGAAATATCAGAAAATAACAGCAAAAGGATTATGATTATTACCGGCGAGTCTTCGGGGGATTTGCACGGCAGTCATCTTATTCGGGCCGCCGCTGAACAATACCCGGAGATGAGTTTTTTTGGGGTTGGCGGAAAGCGTATGGCTGCAGCCGGGTGCCAGTTGATTTTTTCTTCCGATGAACTGGCGGTCATGGGTGTCTGGGAAGTGGCTGCCCAGTTTTACGGGATTTTTCGTCGTTTCAAACAACTGAAAAGAATCCTTCAGGGGCCGGCAGCTCCTGACGCTTTGGTCTTGATCGATTTCCCCGATTTTAATCTGCGGCTGGCTAAAATCGCCAAAAAACTAGGGATAGCGGTTCTTTATTACATAACGCCAAAAGTTTGGGCGTGGCGAAAAAAAAGAGCCAAAGTGATTGCCGAGAATACTGATCAACTCGCTTTGATTTTTCCTTTTGAACCCGATATTTTTCGACCCTTCGGCGTGGCTGCCGAATATGTTGGCAATCCGCTGCTTGATGAATATGTGAATAACCGGCCCAAAGGAGACTTGCGTGCGCGCTTGGGGATCGGTGGGGAAGAACAGGTCGTGGGAATTTTCCCCGGAAGTCGCAAGTCAGAGATAACCTATATCCTCGATTCGTTGGTTGAGACTGCTAAATTGATTCATCGGGACAAACCTGGGGCCAAGTTTCTATTGCCTGTTGCCCCCTCTCTGGATGCTGATATTTTTCACACCCGGTTAAATGGCTGCGGTATTCCTATTTTCATCTTAGAGGAAAACATTTATGAAGTAGCTCATGCCTGCAATGCCGTTTTGTGTGTTTCCGGAACTGTAACATTGCAGCTTGCATTAACCGGGACCCCGATGGCAATCCTCTATAAGATCGCCCCGCTCAGTTATGCTATCGGCAAGCACCTGGTAAAAGTCGAGCATGTTGGTTTGACGAATATCATCGCCGGCCGCGAGATAGTTCGGGAGTTTATTCAGGATGCCGCATCGCCTGATGCCATGCAGGATGAGATAATTCGGTTGCTCGATGATGATGTTTATACAAATCAAATGCGCAACAATTTGCAGGAGGTCAAGCTTTTGCTTGGAGAACCGGGGTGTTCCGGAAAAGTTGCCAAACTTGTTCATGAACTTGTAACCAAATAGACCAGAGCAGGTGTATTAAATTTTATGCTGTTAAGTATCGAAAAAAAAGAGGCCTACCTCCGGCTCATTCGCTATGCATATCCATTTAAATGGCTTTTGCTGATTTCTGTGGTGGCGTCTCTGGTCGTTTCGGGCAGCGATGTCCTGATTGCTTATCTGACCAAACCTTTTGTTGATAAGTTGATTAAAGAGGGCGACCAAGTTCTCATGCGTCTGCTGCCTCTTGGCGTGATCATTCTGTATACTGTTAAAGGTGCGGCGCGTTATGTCCAAGAGTTTTACATCAAAAATGCCGGGCAGTTAGCTATCCAGGATATTCGTAACGATGCGTTTGAACACACCATCAAATTATCGATGCGATATTTTTCAAAGCAGAAGACCGGCGTCCTGATGTCGCGAATTCTTAATGATATCAGTGTTGTTCAGTCGGCTATTTCCGATAATATCATCAGCCTGCTGCGGGAAGGGCTGACCATGGTTGGCCTGATTATTTATGCCTTTATCACCGACTGGAAAATGGCTCTGGTCACCTTTGTGGTGGTTCCCGCTGCCGTGGGTCCCGCCTCCGCCATTGGACGGAAAATCAAAAAGTATTCAAGACGCAGTCAGGCCGCGATGGGAACCTTGACCTCACGGCTTCAGCAGAGCTTTTCCGGGATAAAAGTCGTTAAGGCCTTTGGTACTGAAACCGATGAGGTTGATAAGTTTAAGGACGAAAACTGGTCCCTATACCTATTGTTCCGCAAATCCTTTCGCTACAGTGCCGCCACGTCTCCTTTAATGGAAGTTTTGACTTCGCTGGGCGTTGCCGGCGCTCTCTGGTTTGGTTTTAACAGGGTCATGGGCGGTGAGATCACCCAGGGTGAGCTGTTTTCCATTATGGTTGCCGCAGTATTGATGTATGGACCATTGAAAAAATTGGTTAAAGTTAATAACGGGTTTCAGAAGGCGCTGGGGGCAGCAGAGCGAATTTTTGAATTACTGGATACGCCCAATGACATACAGGACCGTGCCGGCGCTATCGAACTGTCTGGGGTTAAAGGAGAGGTCGTTTTTTCCGAGGTCAGTTTTGCTTATGACGACGATCCGGTTTTAAAAGATTTTTCCGTGCAGGCCAAACCAGGGGAAATTGTCGCTATAGTAGGGGCCAGCGGGGCTGGAAAGAGCACTTTTATCGGCCTGTTAAATCGGTTTTATGAACCACAAGCGGGCCGCATTCTGATTGATGGGCAAGATATCAATATGGTGACGCAGGCCAGCCTGCATGCCAATCTTGCTTTGGTTGACCAGGAAACTTTTCTATTTAATGACAGTATCACCAACAATATTCGTTACGGTTGTGACGATGCCGGAATGGAGGCTGTTACGGCTGCGGCCCGGCTGGCCTATGCTGACGATTTCATCTGCGCTATGCCCGAAGGGTACGACACGATCATTGGTGACCGAGGAGTCCGCCTGTCCGGCGGTCAGCGGCAGCGGATCTGTATCGCCCGCGCCATCCTGCGTGACGCACCGATACTCTTGTTGGATGAGGCGACCAGCGCGCTTGATACCGAAAGTGAAGCGATGGTGCAAAAAGCCCTCAGTAACTTGATGCAGAATCGGACGACGTTTATCATCGCCCATCGACTTTCAACCATCATGCATGCCGACCGGATTCTGGTCTTGGACAATGGGCAGATTGTTGAATCCGGCACTCATCAGCAATTGCTCGATGGTAACGGCGCTTATCGGCGTCTGTATGATGCTCAATTCAGTGAGTGACGGTCATGTCCTGGAAAGAGAAACTGCTGTTTGCCACGGTCCCATGGCTGGGAGCTCAGTTGATTCGTGGCCTCTATTATTCGATGCGGGTCGAATTCCTCGGTGAGGAGGGTGTCAGGGAGCTTTGGGAGCGAGGGGAAAATGTGATTCTGGCTTTCTGGCATGAACAGACTTTGATGATGGCCAAGAGTTACCGTGGGCCTGGTGCGAAGCTGTTGATCAGTCAGTCCAAAGATGGTGAGCTGTTAGCCAAGGCAATGACTCATTTCGGTTATGAAGCGATTCGTGGCTCTTCTTCCCGGGGCGGACGGAGTGCCTTCAAGGAGATGCTCAGTATCAGTAAAGAACCTTTTGATCTGGCCTTGACTCCGGATGGTCCCCGAGGGCCACGGCGGGAACTTAAAGATGGGGTTGTGCAACTGGCCAGACTTGGCGGTCGAGCGGTTGTGCCTCTGGCGTTCTGTTGCAATCGGGGGCATCGTTTTTCATCCTGGGATCGGTTTCTACTGCCTTACCCTTTCGCGCGTGCGGTTTATCGCTACGGAGAGCCGGTATATTTTGATAAGGACGCTGGAGTTGCCGATTTCCGTGACCGTCTGGCCAAGGCAATGATGACGAACTTACGCGCTGCTGAAAAGCATCTGGAAGCTTATGGTTTACCTGCTGTATAATTTCATTCTGCTGTTGTCCTCATTGTTTCTGGTCCCTTATTACCTGGTGCATGGCTTGCGTTACGGGAAAAGCCGGC
The Pelobacter seleniigenes DSM 18267 DNA segment above includes these coding regions:
- the lpxD gene encoding UDP-3-O-(3-hydroxymyristoyl)glucosamine N-acyltransferase, with the translated sequence MTTLQQLADLVGGKVQGDPDLEIRRVTSIDVAAKGDITFVANRKYFAKLKDCQASAVILPPGVDAPGRDLLICPNPYLAFAKILTFLQAPQLPVRGVLPGTWVAETADVADSVTIHPGCVVGENVCIGAGTTLYPGVVVYDNAVIGENCVLHANAVVREGCQLGNRVILQPAAVIGSDGFGFAPDGSSYYKIPQVGIVVLENDVEIGACSCIDRAALGVTRVGRGTKLDNLVQIGHNVELGEDCIIVSQTGIAGSSKVGDHCTFGGQSAVAGHLQIGNNVMIGARGGATNNVASDQLLSGVPLMPHKEWLKATMTLPKLPEMRKEMAHMKKRLEKLEALLKED
- a CDS encoding OmpH family outer membrane protein translates to MKKCILVLLAVLCLTGTAFADAKIGYVDLQKALNQSKAGVSAKSEISGLVKKYEDQFKQMQEDLKTQKTNLEKQAGILSESARADKEREYQQSVKELQRFQKDVKDELQAKDADHTKRIINELFDILKKIGKDGGYTVILEKNEGAVIYADESIDLTDQLIKRYDAAQK
- the lpxB gene encoding lipid-A-disaccharide synthase — translated: MRPEISENNSKRIMIITGESSGDLHGSHLIRAAAEQYPEMSFFGVGGKRMAAAGCQLIFSSDELAVMGVWEVAAQFYGIFRRFKQLKRILQGPAAPDALVLIDFPDFNLRLAKIAKKLGIAVLYYITPKVWAWRKKRAKVIAENTDQLALIFPFEPDIFRPFGVAAEYVGNPLLDEYVNNRPKGDLRARLGIGGEEQVVGIFPGSRKSEITYILDSLVETAKLIHRDKPGAKFLLPVAPSLDADIFHTRLNGCGIPIFILEENIYEVAHACNAVLCVSGTVTLQLALTGTPMAILYKIAPLSYAIGKHLVKVEHVGLTNIIAGREIVREFIQDAASPDAMQDEIIRLLDDDVYTNQMRNNLQEVKLLLGEPGCSGKVAKLVHELVTK
- the lpxA gene encoding acyl-ACP--UDP-N-acetylglucosamine O-acyltransferase; translation: MIHPTAIITPGADLDSGVTVGAYAVIGEHVKIGAGTVVGPHAVIEGRTEIGRDNQIFQFASVGAIPQDLKFHGEETTLKIGDRNRIREFVTIHLGTEDGGGETIVGNDNLFMAYAHVAHDCKVGNHVILANAATLAGHVEIHDFAIMGGLSAVHQFARIGCHVMASGGSMIAQDIAPYSLVQGDRAKTVGVNLTGLKRRGFDEQALSNIKKMYKLVFRSNLKLEEAVSRIETEFDPSADEVKTYLEFLKGSTRGLAR
- a CDS encoding ABC transporter ATP-binding protein, with the translated sequence MPVLIETRCLEKEFKTPVRDIKVLRGINLSIRQGERVAIVGTSGAGKTTLMHILGGLDHPSEGDVLFEGSDIYALRGAALDGFRNKTVGFVFQFHQLLPEFSALENVMMPLLIGGVRRSVALKQAAEVLSEVGLEERLTHKPGALSGGEQQRVAIARALVRQPRLLLADEPTGNLDSLTSDEILALLNQIHRSRGLTMIIVTHNQDLATSLDRVLQIEDGILAGDILN
- a CDS encoding lysophospholipid acyltransferase family protein, with protein sequence MSWKEKLLFATVPWLGAQLIRGLYYSMRVEFLGEEGVRELWERGENVILAFWHEQTLMMAKSYRGPGAKLLISQSKDGELLAKAMTHFGYEAIRGSSSRGGRSAFKEMLSISKEPFDLALTPDGPRGPRRELKDGVVQLARLGGRAVVPLAFCCNRGHRFSSWDRFLLPYPFARAVYRYGEPVYFDKDAGVADFRDRLAKAMMTNLRAAEKHLEAYGLPAV
- a CDS encoding ABC transporter ATP-binding protein is translated as MLLSIEKKEAYLRLIRYAYPFKWLLLISVVASLVVSGSDVLIAYLTKPFVDKLIKEGDQVLMRLLPLGVIILYTVKGAARYVQEFYIKNAGQLAIQDIRNDAFEHTIKLSMRYFSKQKTGVLMSRILNDISVVQSAISDNIISLLREGLTMVGLIIYAFITDWKMALVTFVVVPAAVGPASAIGRKIKKYSRRSQAAMGTLTSRLQQSFSGIKVVKAFGTETDEVDKFKDENWSLYLLFRKSFRYSAATSPLMEVLTSLGVAGALWFGFNRVMGGEITQGELFSIMVAAVLMYGPLKKLVKVNNGFQKALGAAERIFELLDTPNDIQDRAGAIELSGVKGEVVFSEVSFAYDDDPVLKDFSVQAKPGEIVAIVGASGAGKSTFIGLLNRFYEPQAGRILIDGQDINMVTQASLHANLALVDQETFLFNDSITNNIRYGCDDAGMEAVTAAARLAYADDFICAMPEGYDTIIGDRGVRLSGGQRQRICIARAILRDAPILLLDEATSALDTESEAMVQKALSNLMQNRTTFIIAHRLSTIMHADRILVLDNGQIVESGTHQQLLDGNGAYRRLYDAQFSE
- the fabZ gene encoding 3-hydroxyacyl-ACP dehydratase FabZ, with the protein product MIVLNIQKIMEILPHRYPFLLVDRIEELEEGKKVNGFKNVTVNEPFFQGHFPGHPIMPGVLIVEAMAQVGGAYVSVIDGIKDDKVTYFVGIDKARFRKPVLPGDVLRMELELLSKRRGIYQFAGKAYVGSTLVAEAELKATFADK
- the bamA gene encoding outer membrane protein assembly factor BamA, encoding MAQSFKVSEIRVEGNNRIATATILAVLSMEAGDEVSLEQVDEAVHKIFALGSFADISADLTEVQGAKIITFVVKELPLVRRFELSGNDELSKDTLRPLIKLKTPSIYNRDKVDESVAELKKKYIEEGYHAVKIEPQLQTDINNEATLIFDIKEGEKVLIKNITFIGNTVFDKDQLLKHIETQEKWWLSWLTGRGAYQEDTMDMDIERIKAAYHDVGYQDVKVKPAQVKLVDDDHLDILIEIDEGPLYHVGKVQVSGDMMRSQDELLDLVKLKQGDVFSREKLRQSILALTDLYADNGYAYANVAPLTNKDTEKKIIDLNLEIDQGTQVYIEKIRIRGNDKTRDKVIRREIPIVEGDLYNAKQIKAANRNIRNLGFFEEVNITDKPGSEADKTILDVDVTEQATGTFSIGVGFSSVDKLIMQGSITQDNLFGYGVKLSLSGSRSNSSFTYSLGVTDPHFLDTDWTLGFEVYKSEREYDSYDDHRTGAAIKAGHPVSENSKLFLTYRYEIQEILNVDDDVTSPIILDAEGKETLSSITAEWVRNTTDYYQDPSRGGITKLSVEFAGIGGTQNFIKPIAEHRHFFPMFWSTVFSVHGAVGYIASTNGDDVPLGEKFFLGGIRTIRGFKTREVGPEDGGEYIGGEKMAYANFEYLFPIDKDLGLKGVLFYDVGNAWRDNESYFSDLRSSVGAGIRWLSPLGPLRFEWGYNLDQRDGEKPSVFEFSIGKAF